The genome window GGAATCCACGACCGCTTCATGGAGAAACTGGGCCAAGCGATGGACGCCGAGCTCCGCGTGGGTCACGGCTCGGACCCCGAAACGACCCAGGGGCCGCTCATCAACGCCAGAGCTGCAGAGAAGGTAAACGTGGAGCTGAAGCTGCTGCGAGGAGATAAATGAtcatactttttctttttaaagaagacaATCATCAAAATAGGTGATTAATTTAATATCTGACAGCTAAGTGTTTAATCGTTTGAGCTTTAacatcttaaaataaataaattaaaggcTCCACATCAGAATCTTTCTCAtctgcagactgttttttttaaatggcggTCTGACAGCTGAGCTCtcgtgtgtgtgcaggtggCCCACCAGGTATCAGACGCAGTGTCCAGAGGAGCGAAGGTTCTGAAGGGCGGGAAGCGTCTGGACGGGTCGTTCATGGAGCCCACGCTGCTCGCCAACGTCTCCACAGAGATGCTCTGCATGAAGGAGGAGACGTTCGGCCCGCTGCTGCCCGTCATCAGGTCCGTACGCTCTGCAGTCTTCATGTGTTTCACTTTGATTCAGTCGGCTGTTTAACTGGACCAACAGGCGGTTCTGAATGACACCAGAGTAAATCCAGAGGAAGCAGCTGTGAGCTCGCTGTGTTCAGGTGCTGCAGATGTTCGTCGACCAATCAGAAGTTTTGTTTCTGACTTGCAGGTTCAACACGGAGGAGGAGGCGCTGGCGATCGCGAACGCCTCTAATGTCGGGCTGGCAGGTGAGTTCACCTCAGTGTGATAATAACTGTGTTATAACACAAGTCTGAGGTTTTTAGATCCATCCAAGTGTTGATCAGAGACTTTAGACAAACTGCTTCGACATGTCGTCGCGCCTTGATGACACGACGAAGCAGTTTGTACGACGACACGTGTGAGTACAAAGAACTctcatctttgttttcatctggaaaaacacgtgaagaaaaacaggagacagaagaaaaaaaccttttcatgtgtgaaacagaaaataaaaattggagatacatttacatttttccatgtttgaaacattgtttggaaaaaaaaaaatcaggagttacattttcttttttcacgaGAGAAACTGAAGGAAACTTCAGGGGAAATTTTTGTTTTCTCGTGAACAAGTTCTTTTTTTGTCAGGctcaaacttttatttttcacaacttAAGTAAAAAGAATTCTCCTGAAATGTGAAACTTCAGCTGCGTCTCTGTTCAGGAGCCTCGTCCTCCGAACCAAAACCGAGTTATTACATGAGACCGTCTGTCGCCTAGCAACCCCGACAGTATGGAGGTccgttgttttttaaaatgatttttatcGTTGACTCTTCAAAATTTgtgaattgaatttttttttcaagagagaaaaaacttttcatgtgtaaaactgAGAAAACATTCAGTAGGAAAAAAGTCCTTTTTTCTGGAGCctttcaattttcattttatttttcagtgcgttcatgaaagaaaaacaaaagtttccTCTGGGAAAAAGAATCTGTTTGACACGTGAGCGTCGCAGCTTCAGTGAAGATTTCTccttttaaaaagtgtaaaCAACTAAAAAACTGAAGTGAACTTTTCAGGACTGAATCGACATTATTGGCTGAACTGTTGCTGACTCCTCCCCCTCTcggtctctgtctcttcttcaggttaCTGCTACTCGCAGGATGTGAGTCAGATCTGGCGGGTGGCGGAGGCGTTGGAGGTCGGGATCGTCGGCATcaacgagggtctgctgtccaCCCCGGAGGCGTCGTTCGGCGGCGTCAAACAGTCCGGTCTGGGCTGCGAAGGCTCCAAGCACGGCATCAAAGAGTATCTGGAGGTCAAGTACATGTGCTTCGGAGGGCTGAAGCCCTGAAACACGGCGGTACGACACCTGACACATGCAGTCATCAGTGAAGTGGTCATAACTGAGgttttaattgatttaatttaactgtAACAATACAGAAATATATTGTAGTCGGGGTGACCAACCTTAAAATAAAGTAGTCGAGAAACTTCTcacaaaatctaaaatatgttttattgacCCGTCAGACGTTCGGCACTGAACTGAAACAGTCcagttttttctcctctgttgccttttttcagacaaaaactgTCGATGTGTAGAAAATAATCTTTcagcaataaataataaatatcttTTATGTTTGATGACGTCAGTCCTGAAAACTTTTAGGTTTAATCTTTGTGTTTGATGCTGAAACGTGAGACTCACTGAGACGCTGGAGAAAATATTCAAACTGCACGATGAAGTGTTTAATAAGTTCTGAGGGAAATACTCGCTGCTGATTGGCCGGTTACACCATCGCCACCAATCGAGTTAAAGAGTCACTGTTGCTACAGTAACTGAACTCTAACCAGAAAATGTCAATCTTTCAGattaaacagctgctgctgcaggagatgaTGACAGTCATTTCATTAATCTGACTGACTTGTTTAAAGATCTGAGCTCAGAATTACAGCAGCACAGATGGGacctgaacgcagcatcatATTGATCTCATTCTCCAGCAGCACAAAGAGTTCAGTCTCAGAGTCAGATGGAGATTTACTGTGATTACAAGAATATTAAAAAGCACAAAGAtaatctttttttgtattaaacTTCCTGTAGAATGTCGGTCAACGtggaaactttatttttttattattaaaatgcttCTATAAGCCGACGTTTGAACCAATAAGGACACGTGTTCACATTTCAAGCATCacaatttaatttttaataatttaagGCGTGTGCCATTTATACAAAACCTACCAGGGTCTTTACACACAGTTCAATAATATCTGTTCGAGCTCAGCGTCAAGAAAACACGTtcataaacacataaatcaaTGTTGGCCGGATGCATGCAGCGAGTCTTCAGCAGAGATAATGTTATTAACAGAATAAACCCTTAAAAGATTTATGATTATTGtagtgaagttgtttttttattatcgtGTAGATTTTAATCCGACAgaagctgaaacacacaaagctTTTTTCTTGCCTGAAAGTAAAGTGCCATAAAATCTTACAGTGTTGAACAACAGTGTTATTAATTATGATTACAGAGTAACTAAATCACCCCTGAAGATCTCGGTTGGTTTAACTTCTCACCGGTctgcagtgacatcactgagggGCGTGGTCACAGGTGCAGCAGAGTCATCAGAACTTCATTTGTCTGTTAGCTTGATTTGACCCATCAGACGGGATCTAAGGTTTTAAAGCTGGTTTAAAACAAGCGCTGGttataataaatcattttgGTTTGAAGGAGGTTTGACTCCAGGCAGCTCATTACTGAGTCAGCTAATAGGGCTGCTAActtagctgcacagctaactttCTTAACAGCAGCTACATTAAGCAGCTGTTAAcatgttagcttagcatcaaaGCTCTCAGTATCTGTCAGGGAACTACAGAAATTACCTCTGTGCTGCATCTGGTGTCCACCGTTCTAATAAttagcagttagcggttattTTAGCAACAAGTCAAGCTAACTGTCCACCGTTGAGGCAAAAAttatgatccagtttcacccAAAACAGTGAAGAAAGgtgtttttgtacagtaatcTGTGAAGCCCCGcccacaaaaacataaagaaagtGCAGGTGAAACTCAGATCAGGACgtgtgacaataaaacacttTCACTTGAGTTTTGACTTCATGGAGACTTTAAGAGAATAAAGATCCCGTTCAGATATTTTAAACCAGCTTCAGGCTTTTGTCCAGTTAACTCATAAATCAAGCTTCTCTGTTGTGTACGTGTGAGAACCACGAGTcatttctcctcctgcaggaacCGGATCAAACACAAGGTTCTACATTTGAGCCGATACAGTAAATAGTGAAGTAATCGATTACTACCGTCCACTGTTGTTGAGTACTGACAGTTCCTGTTGAGTTTGTAcagcagattgtgtttctgatgTAAAGTGAAATTTGTCTTAATTGTAATATAATGTTGTCGTCATAGTTGATGtaaagaaatatacattttgtatcCTGACTGTAGATGCTAATGAAAATTAAAGAGGAAGTTGTAATATTACATCTTGTgacaagtttctttttttttttttgttcacacaAGATAATAACTTTGGTGTTCAGgatattaaaaatatcttttgGGTGTTGAGGAGCTCAGGAGTGACAGTCGTCTGATCTCTGATCAGATTTACATGTTGTGTCTCCGTTAATTAACAGTCAAGTGACTTTTGTTGACCAGTAGCttcactgctaactgctgctaaaacCAGAAtttctcattttaaaatgagttttGTTAAATGAAGCCAGATCTAACATGCTAATCAGACTGCTAAGATAGCTAAATGTGTCCTGAACTGGACACAAAGAACTGGATGAATGACGACATTCAAGTTTATAATCTTGGTtagcttccagttagcttctTGGCCAAGAAttcttaaattaaaaagttaaattctTAGTCCAATCAAAGTCAGTTTTTGGGAGTTTTTGTTGGAGTTAGCTTTGAGTTAGCTTCTAGTGGCTTGCTTGTTAGCTAACAAGATACAACATATCAATCAGACAGACTTTGAGATTTTGGAAGgtggatttttgttttcttttgttggggTGAGGCTAGCAGTTTCCCTTTGCATCAAGTCTGtgtgctaggctaagctaatcCCATCCTGGATCGTTCTCTGTGCACAGTGATGCTTTGTCCATCTTCTCATCCAGCTGAGGGGAAGAAGATGTCAGATTCTTCTTTAAATCCTTTCTTAGACGTCTGATTCAGTCCTGAATGTCTCATCTCGGGTCCTCCAGGTTGTCCTGACATCATCCTGTGTCAGGAGTCGCAGGTTTGTCTGGACTTTAAGTCCTTCGAAGGAGTTTGACCCTGAAATGGGACACTGGTTCATTAACTGACCTCACATCAAAGGATTTCTGGGTAATGAAGTTCTTTAGACTCTAAGAAGTTGTAATCGTCCCTGATCATTCCGGTCCGTGGCGGCAGGAGGCGAGGCGTCCTTTCAGCCGAAGGCGTTTCCGTTGCGGATGGCCTGGTCGCTGTCCAGCTCGgactctgacatcatcaggcTGGAGTTGTGCTCTGTGCTGCGGTGTTTGATacctgcagagaggagaaaggtGTTTGAGTCTTTAAACCTGCTGCCATTTCCTACACTCTCTGTTTAGTTTCCTGAATTCTTCTAATGTAGATCATTTAGTTTTGACAGTTTATCTCCAGACGTCTGGACCAAAGATGTTCACTGCttggacttttttttatcatccagctttgtgtgaaactgagtttctgcagaataaagaaaaaatgtgtgagGCTCAAAAACCAGCAACACTCCTGCCGTCACacgtgaacgtcacaacaccggagtttctttttcatgtttcactgagtgaaaagaaaaacaaactcagGTGTTAAAGAGATTTTTGGCAGCAgattcagggttcgtacgggtgcttgaaatccttgaaagtacttgaatttcaatgttgtgttttcaaggtctgcaaagtgcttggattttagtttaagtgcttgaaagtgcttgacattataactctgtgtctttcacaaaattgggatcagactggataattaatttctgaagtttttgctattatgaaacataattttagatgtttacagcataatacaatgtactttattgtgataaaaagtgaagaaaaaataattagtttatatattcctgtagaaaagCATTTTACCcaagcaataaggtgctggaaaatctttaaaatgacccttaaaagtgcttgaaaagcgcttgaatttgaccttgaatgtgtacgaaccctgcagATTCTACATGAcagatgtgtgttgtgtttgttgtgcagATGACATGAACAACATGATGTGTTGGAGCACTTCAGCCTCTGCTGGTCAACTTGAGTATTACAGAAACAAATGCTTTCAATTGAacctaaaaaaatgtttcttctacacacattttttttacaccaaccgacatgaaaaaaaaaaacgtgtgaaaacattaaacctgcaaaaaaaatcaggaaaataaaaaagatttcaggactataaacaaaatgtttccacaTGATGAaggcttgaaaattgtttctattaTTTCCATTCTTACTTTGTTGATGGTGACATGTTGTAGTTTCTTTCTTGtaacaaaagcgtctgctaaatgcctgaaatctaaatctaaatcatacatattttttcatgtgtgaaatcgagggggggaaaaatagaatagaatttaTTTTTCCTGAGTAAAACTTCGAGGAAAAAGGATTCGTCAGGAGAAATTATGTTTCTGTATTACTGACGTTGACCACCAGAGGCTGAAGTGCTCGACCACCTGTTTGTCTAAATAGACTAAAACTTGGTTTCAcacatggcaaaaaaaaaaagaaaaagaaattaggAACAACACTCGCGTCCTGATCTCTTGGTTGTCACTGAGGTTTGTTCACCGATGgaatcaaaaaaatgtttttcacatgAAGCGTTAGTGaaggttattttcttttttccttgtgGAAAAAAATTCttctgacaaaataaataaatcactggGATCCTCATGTGAACCTGAgcgaaaaaaaaatgaaaatctgtagcaatgtttttgttttttcaggagAGGGAAACttttaatgtgtgaaaacaaTGTTGGCaagtgaagattttttttctagCGATCTATTTTCTAATTCTGATCCAAATTGTTCTTCTTCTATGTTTATGACTTcagaacaggtggaaacaggtTCTTTAATTTTTCTAATTTGTGAAAACATTCTGAAaattctgaaaaaagaaagtttctCCTGATATTTCAGGAGAAATAACATTTTcctgattttttaaataaagtaattacaaaatacataataaaaatTCCCCTGAAATGTTTAAGAATACAGAATTTTCCCATTAAAAAAGTCCTGATAtaagttacattttttatttcaaattgtttatcatagattttattttggtgattgaAACTGGTGctgaaaatatatttctgatgACAGGAAAGTCATCTagaagaaaaattaaaataagaATTTTTTCccctaaaaatatatatatatatattttttatatatatgatgACGAAAtctctggtaaaaaaaaaagaaaaaaaaagtcatttttaaagatttccTTTTCATGTGACTAACTGGTACTGAGTGGGAAAACATGTGATACCAGgacaatttagattttttttttctaggaaaaaaaatctaaggaaggaaaggaaataaaatcGAGAGGAAAATTTCAAAGTTTTCATAGATTTTCTtgtcatgtgtgaaactgatactgAGTGGGAACAAAATCTGACAGGAGGACAAACATCttctagaagaaaaaaaaaatatatatatatatatatttttttaaatcatatttttttcaaaaaatctggATTATTTTTCCAGgaggaaaaaatatttaaaagggTAGGGAAAAAATCTAAaagtcaaaaaatgtcaaaaaaaaaatttcatagATTTTCTTTCCATGTGTGAAACTGGTACTGAGTGGTAAAACATCTGATCGGAGGGGAAATATCTagaaaaaatagattttaatttttcatgttttcacagatgaaaatgaaaatgaaaatgaaaataattagaaAATGGATCAACAGAAGAAAACTttcccctcagggcttccgtagtttGACCTCTGAACTGTTGGTTATCAAAAGTCATCACTTCACTTCAAGATGAactttacaaataaaatgttttttcactgtTCCAACATAAATCTTCTGCCACAGCTCAGAAACAGGTTTTTGTCATCAGTTTCACTCATGAACACGATTTAAAGCGACTCACTGAATTTGGGTCGGAGCTCCACCCGCTCCTGCTCGTCCATGTTGTCCAGGATGGTGTACTTGGTCTTCTTCCTCACCTTCGTCTGTCTCCTCCTGAACAGTCAAACCAACAGATTCatattcacgttcagtaacacTGTCGGCTTCATCACCGTGTGAAGTGAAAGTCTGGAGACGCGTGttcacctcctgcagcagcagatgaagGTCCAGCTGACGGACAGGATGAAGACCATCAGCATGAAGCTGGTCAGGATGACGTACAGCACCCTCCACTCTGAAACAGCAAACCAGCTCAATAAACTTTTCATCAGACACGTTTTTGGTGTGTAAGTGACTTAATGTATTTTCTGGAGTCTTTAAGTGAATATTTAATCTGACGCTGATTTCAAAGTCTCCTCTGAAAACAAATGGAAGGAACCAGCTTTGTTATTGTTACTGTGCCCAGTAGGACCGATGATTAGAGCTGTAGTTACCACAGTTGCTCTCTCCGTCGCCGAGGTAACGACGAATCAGGTTCTCCGTCCAGAAGGGGTCGCAGGTGCACTCCTTGCTGATTGGATCACACTGGCCACGCCCCGAACAGCGGAGCAAGCACACTGAGAGAAGACGGGACAAAAAACAGGATGACGGAGAGAGCAGATTCTTTTAAAATGAGAAGAATCGAgtcttgatttattttaaatgatttctACACACCATGATCGACTGTTAGCAtgactgttagcttagcatacatcTGCTTCTCATGTGTTGACATTCAGAAGACGCTTCATTCTTCATCTCGAACCTTCAACAATGATTAAGATTCATAAAACAGAACCAGAAGAACTCACAGACGGTGTCGACTCTCAGGACTCTGAACAGAAGGTAGTCGCTCTTCTCTCTGAGCAGCTGGTTCCTCAGCAGACCCACCAGCCTGGTGCTGATAATCGGGCCAGACGGGCCTCGAACAGAGAACCGCAACACcgtgctacacacacacacacacacacacacacagtgtaaataataattagtttgtttgggcagaaagaaatcagccaatgaggatctttctctgctcattaacattccTTCACCTAAActgcagactgctcctttaaagcttACTTTATATATGGATGATGTAAGAACACCTGGTACCTGAGGTGGGAGTGGCCCTGCAGCGCTCGGACCTGGATGTCGCTGTCGAGCACGTGGAGCAGAGCGGCGAGCTGTCGGACCACCGTGTCCCTCTGAGCCACGCTGACCTGAGACACCGACACCAAcatctccagctccacctcctctccaccgCCAGGCTCTACGGAGACACAGCAGGGACAAACTTCACTGCTCTCACAACGACTGACACACATGGTAGAAAGGATCCCTCGGCCCACAGCACTTCTGTCTTACCTGGTCGGACCTCCACGGTGGCCGTGGCGCTGCTCGAGCGGGCCTGAGCGTCGGTCACCCTCAGCTGGAACAGGTAGGTGCCTTCGACCAGGTTGGCCAGGTACAGAGAGGCCTGAGTGTCTGAGCTGTACAGcacgtcctgcaaacaggaagtatCACAGGACCAATGGAAATACATAGTTATAACGACAAATAtgtcaaaaataaaatttaggagaacatttctggaggaaTGTTTTCTTTCAAAAGTAGGAAGGGAAGGATTTTTCCTCCTTAAATTTTGAGAGAAATAACAATTTAACCAGAAATTTTAGAATTtttggaataaaaaataaaaaaactgaattgtcaaaaattaaaaaaaagccctatgaaatgtctaaaaaaacaaaaagaatgaaATTGTGAGGGGAGAAAACCCTCCAGAAAgtcttttaaaatataaaacatatatttttttctttttaaataatccCTCAGACATTATTGGGGAAAACAAATGTCTcctaaattaatttttttaaagattttttcctggcatagacacctttattagcagcagacagagatgaaacacgggagagagagggggaggtgacatgcagcaaaggacctccggccggaatcgacccagggtcggctgcgtttatggcatgcgctctaaccactcaaccacctgcgcgcccctcctaaattaaatataataataataataataataataataataatgataataaaatccTGTAATCCTTAAAAtagaacattttcagaaaaattCCGGAGGCTAATATTCTTTTGTTATGAAATATTGGTAGaaactttttttcccaaaaattTCAAGGggaatttgttttttcttgaaacatttcctttttttcccaaaaactaatattttttttcttcaaggattttttttttcttttcccaaaAGAGTTTGAGGGGGGGTTTCTTTTTAAcgtttaaaaaatgtcagtttagTTTTGTCttctaaatattaaaggacggATTCTTTTccccattttaaggttttttgtttgtttgttttttttatttcttccccaaatcttggttgttttttcaaaaatttcaatatttttttgagaaatgtaatttttcaaatttcttttcttccaagttttttttaattcaaattttttatttttaaatttcagggtctatctttttttttttttacaaaaagaaaaacattttttttaatttaaatttttccacattttcagGGGGAGAGGGTTCCGCCCTCTGAAAGGTTTTTTCCCAGGTTTTTGTCATCTCTTTTTAACAAAAATTTCAATGTAATCTTGGATAAAAAAGTGTTGTATTCCCCTCCTGATCTAACTCTAAAATATTCTGAAGTTTGGATCAGACCTCCTGTATCAGCGCGGTGTACTGACCCCAGCAGCAGGACTCTGGCTGTCTCGGACCCACAGGTACTGGACCTCCGTCTGGTCTCCGTCCGTCACGGAGCCTCTGAGGACCAGAGAGTTGTTGGGCAGCGTGAGAGTGTGGCTGCCGCTGGCGTGAGCGACGGGAGGAAAACTtctggctgcaggaggaaggacgacagacacacatttatattaacATACTAGTGACGAGGTTTAAAGGTTGTATACAAACAATATTTCATTATTGATCAGTTGTTTTGTTCAcagaatgtcagaaaatagtacAGAGTGTTTTGTGGAGGTGCAGAAGAGCTCATGAAGTGACGCCGCATCACCTTCCTGGACCTGGACCGTCAGTGCAGCGCTGTCTGTCGCCCCCTCCTGGTCACACACGGTCAGTCTGAAGGTGTAGCGTCCAACCTGAAGACCCGTCGCCGTGGCAACCGCCTGGTCCACTCCCTCCAGCTTTAACCCTGGAGGACCGCTGCAAAAACATGTCGGAGATCACACAGGTGAGTCTGAGCTGTGATGAGCCGAGGATATCTGATTAAAACGATCTTCAGGAGCTGTTTGTACCTGACGGCGTCCCAGTGGTAGCTGACGATGCCGCGGTCATCGGAGCTTCCGCTGCCATCGAGCGACAAGCCGCTGACAGGGAGAAACAACTTCCTGTCAGGACCCACGACCGCCAGCGGGCCACGGTTTGACTCCGTGACCTCTGATACTGACCGGAGGGAGGGCAGAGACGGAAGGAATGGACAGTAAAGATTTAATCTGGGTCATTTTATTTAAACGTTTTTGATACTTTGTCAAGTTTGTCTCATGAAACACAGCGATCAATCATTTTACccttaaaacaataaaactacttctgttctgttttgggttaaactgcacaaaatgtgacatttatcACATTATCTAAATAAACATGTCAGTGTCTCCCTGTTGTGATTCTATGTTTACCAGACTCTGCAGCGGTCGTAGTGGAGGGCTCAGTCGTGGTTGGAGGGTCGGTGCTGGGAGTCGAGGTGGtggaggggtcagaggtcacggctCTGGCTGGAGGGTGGCTGGACGTTGGTGGAGCTCCGGCTGCTGACTGGAACATCTTCAACATGTCTGTGGAACATCGAGAGAACACAAATAACGAGGGGAGTCACAACAATCAACCAGACACAGCCTCCAACCGGTGAAGACGAGtggacaccagactgggactgaactcagcctcagagagagacggaggtcagtgtgaagacagaggacaaactacagaggcgatttacactacagagacgatttacactacagaggcgatttacactacagaggcgatttacactacagaggcgatttacactacagagacgatttacactacagagaaGATTTACAGCGACTC of Sparus aurata chromosome 17, fSpaAur1.1, whole genome shotgun sequence contains these proteins:
- the LOC115567128 gene encoding dyslexia-associated protein KIAA0319-like isoform X1, producing the protein MWRNAFLLLLHSVEAAVASQCWQGATFSEAVVSPEVESSGIMRVPGVSSLPQCVAACCDLPGYDLAWLFEGRCYILNCQKRENCRPRERPGADSVLAFLRRASPQTLVLQSLVRGEPYSGRWRPLSRSSEAPGDLEALKDLALFNGPQQDFPEYPEGSQEERGGPGSEVEVTEQTSLKGGDGFNQSEAADGPEREGGVAQNRGSSGGNISGGDEDKTRRPTADPPAAERTTEAESSADPTSTTPSVPPEPTADSTQHDHIRTLLTTPATPHQPISTSIQPDSDAEAHLLPSPADPPLMVSLGNPAAPTLPTVEPDASVSPKPTTDMLKMFQSAAGAPPTSSHPPARAVTSDPSTTSTPSTDPPTTTEPSTTTAAESVSEVTESNRGPLAVVGPDRKLFLPVSGLSLDGSGSSDDRGIVSYHWDAVSGPPGLKLEGVDQAVATATGLQVGRYTFRLTVCDQEGATDSAALTVQVQEARSFPPVAHASGSHTLTLPNNSLVLRGSVTDGDQTEVQYLWVRDSQSPAAGDVLYSSDTQASLYLANLVEGTYLFQLRVTDAQARSSSATATVEVRPEPGGGEEVELEMLVSVSQVSVAQRDTVVRQLAALLHVLDSDIQVRALQGHSHLSTVLRFSVRGPSGPIISTRLVGLLRNQLLREKSDYLLFRVLRVDTVLCLLRCSGRGQCDPISKECTCDPFWTENLIRRYLGDGESNCEWRVLYVILTSFMLMVFILSVSWTFICCCRRRRQTKVRKKTKYTILDNMDEQERVELRPKFSIKHRSTEHNSSLMMSESELDSDQAIRNGNAFG
- the LOC115567128 gene encoding dyslexia-associated protein KIAA0319-like isoform X2 → MWRNAFLLLLHSVEAAVASQCWQGATFSEAVVSPEVESSGIMRVPGVSSLPQCVAACCDLPGYDLAWLFEGRCYILNCQKRENCRPRERPGADSVLAFLRRASPQTLVLQSLVRGEPYSGRWRPLSRSSEAPGDLEALKDLALFNGPQQDFPEYPEGSQEERGGPGSEVEVTEQTSLKGGDGFNQSEAADGPEREGGVAQNRGSSGGNISGGDEDKTRRPTADPPAAERTTEAESSADPTSTTPSVPPEPTADSTQHDHIRTLLTTPATPHQPISTSIQPDAEAHLLPSPADPPLMVSLGNPAAPTLPTVEPDASVSPKPTTDMLKMFQSAAGAPPTSSHPPARAVTSDPSTTSTPSTDPPTTTEPSTTTAAESVSEVTESNRGPLAVVGPDRKLFLPVSGLSLDGSGSSDDRGIVSYHWDAVSGPPGLKLEGVDQAVATATGLQVGRYTFRLTVCDQEGATDSAALTVQVQEARSFPPVAHASGSHTLTLPNNSLVLRGSVTDGDQTEVQYLWVRDSQSPAAGDVLYSSDTQASLYLANLVEGTYLFQLRVTDAQARSSSATATVEVRPEPGGGEEVELEMLVSVSQVSVAQRDTVVRQLAALLHVLDSDIQVRALQGHSHLSTVLRFSVRGPSGPIISTRLVGLLRNQLLREKSDYLLFRVLRVDTVLCLLRCSGRGQCDPISKECTCDPFWTENLIRRYLGDGESNCEWRVLYVILTSFMLMVFILSVSWTFICCCRRRRQTKVRKKTKYTILDNMDEQERVELRPKFSIKHRSTEHNSSLMMSESELDSDQAIRNGNAFG
- the LOC115567128 gene encoding dyslexia-associated protein KIAA0319-like isoform X3, with amino-acid sequence MWRNAFLLLLHSVEAAVASQCWQGATFSEAVVSPEVESSGIMRVPGVSSLPQCVAACCDLPGYDLAWLFEGRCYILNCQKRENCRPRERPGADSVLAFLRRASPQTLVLQSLVRGEPYSGRWRPLSRSSEAPGDLEALKDLALFNGPQQDFPEYPEGSQEERGGPGSEVEVTEQTSLKGGDGFNQSEAADGPEREGGVAQNRGSSGGNISGGDEDKTRRPTADPPAAERTTEAESSADPTSTTPSVPPEPTADSTQHDHIRTLLTTPATPHQPISTSIQPDPPLMVSLGNPAAPTLPTVEPDASVSPKPTTDMLKMFQSAAGAPPTSSHPPARAVTSDPSTTSTPSTDPPTTTEPSTTTAAESVSEVTESNRGPLAVVGPDRKLFLPVSGLSLDGSGSSDDRGIVSYHWDAVSGPPGLKLEGVDQAVATATGLQVGRYTFRLTVCDQEGATDSAALTVQVQEARSFPPVAHASGSHTLTLPNNSLVLRGSVTDGDQTEVQYLWVRDSQSPAAGDVLYSSDTQASLYLANLVEGTYLFQLRVTDAQARSSSATATVEVRPEPGGGEEVELEMLVSVSQVSVAQRDTVVRQLAALLHVLDSDIQVRALQGHSHLSTVLRFSVRGPSGPIISTRLVGLLRNQLLREKSDYLLFRVLRVDTVLCLLRCSGRGQCDPISKECTCDPFWTENLIRRYLGDGESNCEWRVLYVILTSFMLMVFILSVSWTFICCCRRRRQTKVRKKTKYTILDNMDEQERVELRPKFSIKHRSTEHNSSLMMSESELDSDQAIRNGNAFG